One genomic region from Vibrio sp. STUT-A11 encodes:
- a CDS encoding AraC family transcriptional regulator → MMLSVFDGDLKQRLEAVSHRGTTSDAVSKILLDLLPQGESSIESVASHMAISKRTLQRKLISEGVSYQAVLKQVRLQLAEHYLNETELPLIEVSFLLGYQEPNSFIRAYSSWTGVSPGQVRT, encoded by the coding sequence ATGATGCTGTCTGTTTTTGATGGTGATTTAAAACAGAGGTTGGAGGCAGTGTCCCATCGTGGTACGACTTCTGATGCAGTTTCTAAAATTTTATTAGATTTACTTCCTCAAGGTGAAAGCTCTATTGAATCTGTTGCGTCTCACATGGCAATAAGTAAGCGCACTTTACAAAGAAAACTAATTAGTGAAGGGGTTAGTTATCAAGCCGTCTTAAAGCAAGTACGGCTGCAATTAGCCGAACATTACTTGAATGAAACCGAGCTACCACTCATTGAGGTATCTTTCTTGTTGGGTTATCAAGAGCCAAACTCGTTTATTCGCGCGTACAGTTCATGGACTGGAGTGTCACCAGGACAAGTTCGTACCTAG
- a CDS encoding DUF3820 family protein — protein MLEKENLIKLARMQMPFGKYTGRVLIDLPEEYLLWFDKKGWPDGELGELLKLCLALKIEGLDSVVKPLKRI, from the coding sequence ATGTTAGAAAAAGAAAACCTGATAAAACTGGCAAGAATGCAAATGCCTTTTGGTAAATACACGGGAAGAGTTTTGATAGATCTACCGGAGGAATACTTGCTGTGGTTCGATAAGAAAGGCTGGCCAGACGGGGAGTTAGGTGAACTATTAAAGCTTTGTTTAGCTCTGAAGATTGAAGGGCTCGATAGTGTCGTTAAACCTTTGAAGCGGATATGA